CTGAACCCGAGATCAAATCCTCGTCCTCTCCCTTCCTCAACTTCCTCAACCTGAAAACCTTGGCTATGTTGACAGTGGCATTTTCTTCTTCGTCATCCACCCACACAGGTTTCCGTTGCAAAGCACGTTCATCATCATGTCCACGATTTCCCTCAGACAAGTCAGCATCTTCTTTTTGGTAAACTGAGAGAACAGTATCCGCAGAACGGTCAGTGAAGAACAAATCCGAAACCTTTTCAGCAGCCTTGCCGTGTTCCACTTCTTCATCCTCCTTTCCAAACTCAACAGGGGAATAGAGAGAACCAAACAAAAAACTCTCAagtttcttcatttctttcacTTCTTCTCCCTCGaattctttcttcctcttcctcactTTCAGAGTATCATTATTCTTGACATCATCCACAACCTCCCTCTTGCTCTTAACAACCTCGTTTTTAGTGCGAACATGTTGGGATATCAAACTCATCTTCCACAATCCAGCCTGCAAGGTAAATAAAGTTCAGCCAATTTGCCATTTATGAACTACAATCATGAAATTGAATACGAAACAAAAGAACATAATCGGCGAGACAGCAAATAAGAAATtcatatgaaacaaaaaaacaattaaaagttaCGATGGCTAAAATCAAACGCATAAAGGGATACGAGGAAAATTTAATCAACTAAATTAACGCCAACAAAAGAGCGTGGGTACCTCGTTAATGGCCAATTTGGAATTGAACGCGACGGTGGTTGCAGAGGGAGACTCGCGACGGAATCGTTTTTAGGTTTTAGCTCAGAGAAAAAGCTGCAGCAAGGGTTTTAGCAACTGGATTGGGCCTTTCTCTTCTAACGGGCGTGCCAGTTTTTTCTTCATACAGAGTAAGAATATCTCTTTGCACCTCCAACCCCAAAATACAAAATGACCTAATCGTccttaaatactttttaaactttgttgcaccaaataaattttcatttgcaGAAATACCTTTCTATATCACCTATtacaatataagaaaaaaatactaacaaatttattttactacttattttattttgttgataaatatcttaaaggttagttttttaatcatttgagattttaatttttttatttatatttattttattgctacaatataaaaaaggttattttaaatagaattttgttgattctattaaaaaattaatataaacttaaaagtattttttttcggtctctaattttatttttaataatcacACAAACCAACATTGACCTTGAACgctagttttatttaaaaaaaaattatcattagaaaataagttttttaagaCTAGATTAAAAGTCATTCTACCCcgtaaaaattttatattttttaagaaaataattcaaaagaatttaacatatttttaaaaagggattttataataattttaacacttttttaattaaaggaaATTTTGTAATAGTAAATCTTATTAAAGGTACTGTGAAATTAGCTTTTTAAATATTGGAGATCGCATTTCAGACTTTGTAATGGTCCaatttgattaatatgcatTTCGTTTACACGTTATTGTAATCGAGATTATATAAACTCATTTTTTGACCAATGTTTCATAccacatttttaattaaaatttgtcacTTTCATTGCTATAAGGATAGCTTCtctttggttaaaaaaaaaaatagaactttCTTATTGGATTTTACCATTTGTCGTATCTTACAATAGGGAAAGAAATAAAACGTATTATATTTAACACGgaaatcaaactttttttttttctgaagtaATATATATTCCAAGAAAAGTTTATCAAACTAaattcatttctattttattttctaaagtaGACGTTCTTATTGTTCATGGTGGTAATTCAATTTTCtataatcaaattttgatattCATTTGTCCATTCCAGTGTGGAAAAGCAAGTCAACCAAACCTGACAAAATTTTTAGCCTaagaatgaataaataaatgtcAGAATTCTATTTTCCCGTTATCTAATTCTGACCATCAtcaacaataagaaaaaaagtctaCTTAATAAACACGATACACCTAAATTTAGTTggtaattttttatgatatatattatttcagaaaaaaaaaatcacgtaaatcgtatttataaaattgtacattaatatatattattcttcacataattttttttaaaagacattcATGACAccatatttatatatcaaaacagcaattttcttaaaaaaggttggagtggtttttttttattcttaaaggGGATTAATGAACCTTCCTCCTATTACTACCTGACGTAGTGCTATAATTTCCTCtctttgattattgattattgtcTTTTTCAGCCTCTCACTTCCTCCTTTTCCAcgaaatttcatttttagataaaaaaaaagaaaaaatagtttgtgTGTGAGTTTGGTCAAGAAGTAGCATTCATGTTGAGAAATGTGATGCAacttttatttatctaatagcAAAATGTTAATATGCTACATTatatttcacaaaataaaataagtatataacCCAAAGGTggtgttattaaaaaaaaaaaaagtctcaaAGGGCATAAATTTGTattgcttaaaaaaatttaaattaaaaacaaaagatagtAAGTTCAgcttagtttcttttaattttctttctattgttaaataataatgaaaataatattttttttaattgaatatttagcattttaatcttattaattagaaaatgtgatttttattttattttgcaacTTCTTTGTttgtcttcattttttttatataattttcatgtcaaatgaaaatttaatatcattctattttatgataatttaattgaaaaatataaattgagaataaaaattataaaaaaaatctaaaaataaaaggagttAAACCTTAATAAATAAAGACTAATTTGATAACCGGAAATGGTATCATCAGCAGGCCTAGCGGTTTTGACTTACACGGTATGTATGAGTATGGGTCCATTTGATTTTGATCAAAACAATTGAACTCCAATTAACCTGTTTTTCTATATTGCAAGGTTCGCTAAGACATAACAACAAGACAGTAATACAAATccaaaaatcattaaaaacaacGAATAAAATCATTGTCCAAGTTacataaataagaaaatcaaaGTATTATACGATTAGTGTAGCCAAGAAAGGTTTCTAAATCAACTCTTTCACAGAAATGGCTCCTTGCCATGTTGGTCTCCATGCAACAAACCATCTATTCTGTGTAATGATGTTCTTATTTCTTATGATCAGATTTGCAAACCCACTTTCATTTCGTCACCATGGATTTGAGTATAACGATACAAGGATTGAAGGAGATGCTGTTTTGTCACAATCAGAAATCCAACTCACTAAAACCACCAGATATCAGAGCAATGCTTACAGTGTTGGGAGAGTCACCAGTTTTGAAAGATTGCACCTTTGGGACAACATCACAGGAAAACTGACCGATTTCACTACCCAATTTTCCTTTGTCATTTTCTCAAACGAGACTAGTTTTGGAGATGGCTTGGCTTTTTTCTTAGCAGATCCAGGGCTTCCTCTTTCGAATCAAATACAACAAGGTGGTGGTCTTGGTCTTCTGGATGGTAACCAGTTATTGAATTCAGCTAAGCATCCATTTGTAGCTGTGGAGTTTGACACATTCCAAAATTCATGGGATCCACCTGGCACTCATGTAGGTATAAATTTCAACTCCATGAAATCTAACAAAACTGTTCCATGGTCCCTTGATATTAGGCAAATGAAAGTTTGTTATTGTGTGATTGAGTACAATGCAACTactcaaattttaaatgtttctttCTCTGGAAATGCCAAGCCAACAAAAAGATATATCTCATGCAATGTTGACCTGAGATATTACCTACCAGATTGGGTTATATTTGGTTTCTCAGCTGCTACAGGAGTTATGTTTGAGTTGAACACACTGCTGTCATGGTCATTCCATTCAACTTTACAAAGTAATAAGAATCTCTCAAATAAGATACCTCCAATTGCAGTCTCACCAAGCCCAAATCCTAGTCCTTCACCATTTTCCACTGACACTATTAGATCTAAACAAGAGGGAAACAAAGGTTTATTGATGGGACTAGAAGTTGGTGTAGGCATAGCTGCAACTTTCCTTATTTTAGGGTTGGTTTGTGTTTTAATGTGGAAGAGGAGGGCTAAAGGGAAAAGAGAAGATTCAATTCTTGATCTGAGCATGGATGATGAATTCCAAAAGGGCATTGGACCCAAAAGATTTTGCTATAAGGAATTGGCAACTGCAACAAGAAACTTTGCAGAGTCACAAAAGATTGGACAAGGTGGTTTTGGGGGTGTGTATAAAGGCTATTTGAAAGAATTGAACACCAACGTTGCTATAAAGAGGATATCAAGAGAATCTAAACAAGGAGCAAAGGAATATGCAAGTGAAGTTAAGATCATCAGCAGACTAAGGCACAGGAATTTAGTGCAATTAATTGGTTGGTGCCACATGAAGAAAGATCTCCTTCTTATATATGAGTTCATGCAAAATGGTAGCTTAGATTCCCATCTATACAGTGGAAAAAGCATCTTGACATGGCAGATGAGGTACAACATTGCCATGGACTTGGCTCTGGCAGTGTTGTACCTTCATGAAGAATGGGAGCAGTGTGTGCTTCATAGGGACATTAAATCCAGCAACATTATGTTGGATTCAAATTTCAATGCTAAGCTTGGGGATTTTGGCTTAGCCAGGCTTGTTGATCATGAGAAAGGATCCCAAACTACAATTCTAGCAGGGACAAGAGGCTACATAGCCCCGGAATACTTCACTACAGGGAAGGCTAGGAAGGAATCTGATATATACAGTCTTGGGATTGTTTTACTGGAATTAGCCACTGGAAGAAAACCAGTTGACCTGAATGCCATGGAAGGCCAAATAACCATATTTGAGTGGGTTTGGGAGCTCCACCAATTGGGAAAGTTACTTGAAGTGGTAGACAAAAAGCTTGGAGGAGCATTTGATGAGGAACAGATGAAACGTTTAGTGATTGTTGGCCTTTGGTGTGCCAATCCAGATCATACATCCAGACCATCAGTAAGGCAATTGATTCAAGTGCTTAAGTTTGAAGCTCCTTTACCAGTTCTTCAACAAAAATTGTCTGAACCTTATTATCATTCTCCAACTATGAGTACAATATTTGCTTCAATTTCTTCTCCCTACACGTTAGAACCAAATACAATGTAAGTTGTAACCAATAGGGGAATTTGATGCACATAAAGTTATTGGAATATTGATGTTTCTTGAGTTTGGTACTGACATCTCTCAATTCCAGTACAGCATAGGCTACAGTTGTAGGCGAGTTAAAGATCTTTTATACTCTTTGCATTTTGTGCATGCACTCTTGTAATTCTTGTGAATATGTACAATTGTAAATTTGTGTTATAAATAAGTGTAATCAAAGTCCCGtatcgattaaaaataaaattatttataatatatatatgaatccaaatttcattttataaactaattttataggATTGAGTTAGTCTTAAAAATTAACTCTATGTATCAGTATTAAGATTTAAACTCATGTCTAAATTTCCAATTAGGTTGCACTGCTCTGGAACAAAATGGGATCCACATTTTGTTGGTTTGTTTGAAAGGCAAGTGTTCAAATGTTCATGTCAATAGATATCAGTCTTGAATTGCTTCAAATCTTTAACATAACgtgttttttttctcaaacacaTTGCTTGCACTGAACCTTAAAAATTGTTTACACAAAAcatatatctttaaaaaatgCGAGGcatttaataattgatatttctTGATATGGCGGTCATGTGCATATTCCAATTTCCACAAGAGCTGTAGATGGAGATTTTGGGTTTATGAAGtatgtaacattttttaaacattGTTGATAGGATCTAACCTAGA
Above is a genomic segment from Vigna radiata var. radiata cultivar VC1973A chromosome 10, Vradiata_ver6, whole genome shotgun sequence containing:
- the LOC106774980 gene encoding L-type lectin-domain containing receptor kinase IX.1-like, with amino-acid sequence MMFLFLMIRFANPLSFRHHGFEYNDTRIEGDAVLSQSEIQLTKTTRYQSNAYSVGRVTSFERLHLWDNITGKLTDFTTQFSFVIFSNETSFGDGLAFFLADPGLPLSNQIQQGGGLGLLDGNQLLNSAKHPFVAVEFDTFQNSWDPPGTHVGINFNSMKSNKTVPWSLDIRQMKVCYCVIEYNATTQILNVSFSGNAKPTKRYISCNVDLRYYLPDWVIFGFSAATGVMFELNTLLSWSFHSTLQSNKNLSNKIPPIAVSPSPNPSPSPFSTDTIRSKQEGNKGLLMGLEVGVGIAATFLILGLVCVLMWKRRAKGKREDSILDLSMDDEFQKGIGPKRFCYKELATATRNFAESQKIGQGGFGGVYKGYLKELNTNVAIKRISRESKQGAKEYASEVKIISRLRHRNLVQLIGWCHMKKDLLLIYEFMQNGSLDSHLYSGKSILTWQMRYNIAMDLALAVLYLHEEWEQCVLHRDIKSSNIMLDSNFNAKLGDFGLARLVDHEKGSQTTILAGTRGYIAPEYFTTGKARKESDIYSLGIVLLELATGRKPVDLNAMEGQITIFEWVWELHQLGKLLEVVDKKLGGAFDEEQMKRLVIVGLWCANPDHTSRPSVRQLIQVLKFEAPLPVLQQKLSEPYYHSPTMSTIFASISSPYTLEPNTM